Proteins co-encoded in one Cupriavidus nantongensis genomic window:
- a CDS encoding efflux RND transporter permease subunit encodes MAKFFIDRPVFAWVLALIIVLGGILSILQLPIAQYPNIAPPTISVTATYPGASAKTLEDSVTSVIEQELNGAPNLLYYSSTSESSGLASITIAFAPGSNVDLNSVEVQNRLKRVEARLPAEVRQQGVRVDKAGNNYMMFLTVSSKSGTASAIQLGNYVSAQVIDSIRRVPGVGQADLFGTEYAMRIWLDPAKLTGFNLTPTDVTAAVGEQNIQVAVGELGGTPSPKGTELNATVTTESRLTTPEQFGNILLRTNPDGSSVRIKDVGRVELGGADYSTQARTNGKPSAAIAIKLAPTGNALATATAVRAKMEELSKNFPADYEYSVPYDTSAFVKISIEEVIKTLLEAVVLVFLVMYLFLQNFRATIIPTLVVPIALLGTFGALLAFGFSINVLTMFGMVLAIGILVDDAIVVVENVERIMSEEGLSPREATRKAMGQITGAIVGITLVLTAVFIPMAFFSGSVGNIYRQFSLSLIASMAFSALLALTLTPALCATLLKPVEAGHHHEKKGFFGWFNRTFATASTGYQGVVARILKRTGRYLIIYALIIAGVVVLFKRLPSSFLPDEDQGYMITVVQLPNGATQDRTIGVLKQIEDYYLQKESKVVDQMITVAGFSFFGRGQNGGIAFVRLKDWKERTGEGETAQALVGRAFGALSFIKDAIIFPLNPPAISELGNSSGFDFRLQDRTGQGHAKLMEARNMMLGMAAQSPVLMGVRPEGQEDAPQLQIDIDREKAKALGVSVASINSTLSIAFGSNYVNDFIYEGRVRKVIVQADGADRRLPDDLTKLRVRNSNGDMVAFAAFATSKWVMGSPRLERYNGMPAVKLAGQAAPGRSTGEAMRVMEENFAKLPPGFGFEWSGQSYEERLAGSQEPILYTLSLIIVFLCLAALYESWSIPFSVLLVVPLGVLGALLGVTLRGMPNDVYFKVGLIATIGLSAKNAILIVEFAKDLQAQGKGLIEATLEAVHLRFRPILMTSMAFILGVLPLAIATGAGSGSQRAIGTGVMGGMITATVLAIFLVPVFFVVVRKRFKGSARQRMLDQKWHDPQEEI; translated from the coding sequence ATGGCCAAGTTTTTTATCGACCGGCCGGTGTTCGCGTGGGTGCTCGCGCTGATCATCGTGCTGGGCGGCATATTGTCGATCCTGCAGCTGCCGATCGCGCAATATCCGAACATCGCCCCGCCGACGATCTCGGTCACCGCCACCTACCCGGGTGCGTCGGCCAAGACGCTGGAGGATTCCGTCACTTCGGTGATCGAGCAGGAGCTTAACGGCGCCCCCAACCTGCTCTACTACAGCTCGACCAGCGAGTCGTCCGGCCTGGCCAGCATCACCATCGCGTTTGCGCCGGGCTCGAACGTCGACCTGAACTCGGTCGAGGTGCAGAACCGCCTCAAGCGCGTGGAAGCGCGCCTGCCGGCCGAAGTGCGCCAGCAGGGCGTGCGCGTCGACAAGGCCGGGAACAACTACATGATGTTCCTGACGGTGTCGTCCAAGTCCGGCACGGCCAGCGCGATCCAGCTCGGCAACTACGTCTCGGCGCAGGTGATCGACTCGATCCGCCGCGTTCCCGGCGTGGGCCAGGCCGACCTGTTCGGCACCGAGTACGCGATGCGGATCTGGCTGGACCCGGCCAAGCTGACCGGCTTCAACCTGACCCCGACCGACGTCACCGCCGCGGTGGGCGAGCAGAACATCCAGGTCGCCGTGGGCGAGCTGGGCGGCACGCCCTCGCCCAAGGGCACCGAGCTCAATGCCACCGTCACCACCGAAAGCCGGCTGACCACGCCGGAGCAGTTCGGCAACATCCTGCTGCGTACCAACCCGGACGGGTCGTCGGTGCGCATCAAGGACGTCGGCCGCGTGGAGCTGGGCGGCGCCGACTACTCGACCCAGGCCCGCACCAACGGCAAGCCGTCGGCGGCCATCGCCATCAAGCTGGCCCCGACCGGCAATGCGCTCGCCACCGCCACCGCGGTGCGCGCCAAGATGGAAGAGCTGTCGAAGAACTTCCCGGCGGACTACGAGTACTCGGTACCGTACGACACCTCGGCCTTCGTCAAGATCTCGATCGAGGAAGTGATCAAGACCCTGCTCGAAGCCGTGGTGCTGGTGTTCCTGGTGATGTACCTGTTCCTGCAGAACTTCCGCGCCACCATCATCCCGACGCTGGTGGTGCCGATCGCGCTGCTGGGTACGTTCGGCGCGCTGCTGGCATTCGGCTTCTCGATCAATGTGCTGACCATGTTCGGCATGGTGCTGGCCATCGGTATCCTGGTGGACGATGCCATCGTGGTGGTCGAGAACGTCGAGCGCATCATGAGCGAGGAAGGCCTGTCGCCGCGCGAAGCAACGCGCAAGGCCATGGGCCAGATCACCGGCGCCATCGTCGGCATCACGCTGGTGCTGACCGCGGTGTTTATCCCGATGGCGTTCTTCTCGGGCTCGGTGGGCAACATCTACCGCCAGTTCTCGCTGTCGCTGATCGCCTCGATGGCGTTCTCGGCGCTGCTGGCGCTGACGCTGACCCCGGCGCTGTGCGCGACGCTGCTCAAGCCGGTGGAAGCGGGCCACCACCACGAGAAGAAGGGTTTCTTCGGCTGGTTCAACCGCACCTTCGCCACCGCGTCGACCGGCTACCAGGGCGTGGTCGCGCGCATCCTCAAGCGCACCGGCCGCTACCTGATCATCTACGCGCTGATCATCGCTGGCGTGGTGGTGCTGTTCAAGCGCCTGCCGTCGTCGTTCCTGCCCGATGAAGACCAGGGCTACATGATCACCGTGGTGCAGCTGCCCAACGGCGCGACCCAGGACCGTACCATCGGCGTGCTCAAGCAGATCGAGGATTACTACCTGCAGAAGGAAAGCAAGGTGGTGGACCAGATGATCACGGTGGCGGGCTTCTCGTTCTTCGGCCGCGGCCAGAACGGCGGTATCGCGTTCGTGCGCCTGAAGGACTGGAAGGAGCGTACCGGCGAGGGCGAGACCGCGCAGGCGCTGGTCGGCCGTGCCTTCGGCGCGCTGTCGTTCATCAAGGACGCGATCATCTTCCCGCTCAATCCGCCGGCGATTTCCGAGCTGGGCAACTCCTCGGGCTTCGACTTCCGCCTGCAGGACCGCACCGGCCAGGGCCACGCCAAGCTGATGGAAGCGCGCAACATGATGCTCGGCATGGCCGCGCAGAGCCCGGTGCTGATGGGCGTGCGACCCGAAGGCCAGGAAGATGCGCCGCAGCTGCAGATCGACATCGACCGCGAGAAGGCCAAGGCGCTCGGGGTCTCGGTGGCCAGCATCAACTCGACGCTGTCGATCGCGTTCGGCTCCAACTACGTCAACGACTTCATCTATGAAGGCCGCGTGCGCAAGGTGATCGTGCAGGCCGACGGCGCCGACCGCCGGCTGCCGGACGACCTGACCAAGCTGCGCGTGCGCAACAGTAACGGCGACATGGTGGCGTTCGCGGCGTTCGCGACCTCGAAGTGGGTGATGGGCTCGCCGCGCCTGGAGCGCTACAACGGCATGCCGGCGGTGAAGCTGGCGGGCCAGGCCGCGCCGGGCCGCAGTACCGGCGAAGCCATGCGCGTGATGGAGGAGAACTTCGCCAAGCTGCCGCCGGGCTTCGGCTTCGAGTGGTCCGGACAGTCGTACGAAGAACGCCTGGCCGGCTCGCAGGAACCGATCCTGTACACGCTGTCGCTGATCATCGTGTTCCTGTGCCTGGCCGCGCTGTATGAAAGCTGGTCGATCCCGTTCTCGGTGCTGCTGGTGGTGCCGCTGGGCGTGCTCGGCGCGCTGCTGGGCGTGACGCTGCGCGGCATGCCCAACGACGTGTACTTCAAGGTGGGCCTGATCGCCACCATCGGCCTGTCGGCGAAGAACGCCATCCTGATCGTGGAATTCGCCAAGGACCTGCAGGCGCAGGGCAAGGGCCTGATCGAAGCCACGCTGGAAGCGGTGCATCTGCGCTTCCGCCCGATCCTGATGACGTCGATGGCGTTCATCCTGGGCGTGCTGCCGCTGGCGATCGCCACCGGCGCGGGCTCGGGCAGCCAGCGCGCCATCGGTACCGGCGTGATGGGCGGGATGATCACGGCCACGGTGCTGGCGATCTTCCTGGTGCCGGTGTTCTTCGTGGTGGTGCGCAAGCGCTTCAAGGGCAGTGCCCGCCAGCGCATGCTGGACCAGAAGTGGCACGACCCCCAGGAGGAAATCTGA
- a CDS encoding efflux transporter outer membrane subunit: MTKTLTTLLLVAGVLTGCTLAPHYDRPAPPVADSFPTAPEGYATAEVKSGETRRAADIGWREFFRDPRLQALIATSLENNRDLRTAALRIEEARALYQVQRADLLPTVNGTAAFTRGRTPASQSITGTDFTGSTYQVGVGISAYELDFFGRVRSLSNAALAQYFATEEARRSAQISLVSEVAKAYLAERSYAEQYEIARDTLKARESTYGLARQRFEAGATSALDLRDNESLVAQARVAAAQLARQRAQAHNALEVLVGKPIGTIENLPEPMRLSDERIISDIPPGLPSDLLEQRPDIRQAEQQLLSANANIGAARAAFFPRITLTSSAGTISPSFSGLFDGGTHAWTFAPQLVLPIFDFGRNLSNLDLANVRKNIQVANYEKTIQTAFAEVADALVARGTLEDQVAGQEQVRNAEAARYELSRLRFRSGVASYLDELDAQRQLFTAEQALIQARQLRLNNAIDLYRSLGGGLQESSAVAQQAPAGQGTVTQ, from the coding sequence ATGACCAAGACTCTGACCACACTGCTGCTGGTGGCCGGCGTTCTGACGGGGTGCACGCTGGCACCCCACTATGACCGCCCTGCCCCGCCGGTGGCAGACAGCTTCCCGACCGCGCCCGAGGGCTACGCCACGGCCGAGGTGAAGAGCGGCGAAACCCGCCGCGCCGCCGACATCGGCTGGCGCGAGTTCTTCCGCGACCCGCGCCTGCAGGCGCTGATCGCGACCTCGCTGGAAAACAACCGCGACCTGCGCACCGCGGCGCTGCGCATCGAGGAAGCGCGCGCGCTGTACCAGGTGCAGCGCGCCGACCTGCTGCCCACGGTGAACGGCACCGCCGCGTTCACGCGCGGCCGCACGCCGGCGTCGCAGTCGATCACCGGCACGGACTTCACCGGCAGCACCTACCAGGTGGGCGTGGGCATCAGCGCGTACGAGCTGGACTTCTTCGGCCGCGTGCGCAGCCTGTCCAACGCCGCGCTGGCGCAGTACTTTGCCACCGAAGAGGCGCGCCGCTCGGCGCAGATCTCGCTGGTGTCGGAAGTGGCCAAGGCTTACCTGGCAGAACGTTCCTACGCCGAGCAGTACGAGATTGCCCGCGACACGCTGAAGGCGCGCGAAAGCACCTATGGCCTGGCCAGGCAGCGCTTCGAGGCCGGCGCCACCTCGGCGCTGGACCTGCGCGACAACGAGTCGCTGGTGGCGCAGGCCCGCGTCGCCGCGGCGCAGCTGGCACGCCAGCGCGCGCAGGCGCACAACGCGCTCGAAGTGCTGGTGGGCAAGCCCATCGGCACCATCGAGAACCTGCCCGAGCCGATGCGCCTGTCGGACGAGCGCATCATCAGCGATATCCCGCCGGGGCTGCCGTCGGACCTGCTCGAGCAGCGTCCCGATATCCGCCAGGCCGAGCAGCAGCTGCTGTCGGCCAACGCCAATATCGGCGCCGCGCGCGCGGCGTTCTTCCCGCGCATCACGCTGACCAGCAGCGCCGGCACCATCAGCCCCAGCTTCTCGGGGCTGTTCGACGGGGGCACGCACGCGTGGACGTTCGCGCCGCAGCTGGTGCTGCCGATCTTCGACTTCGGCCGCAACCTGTCCAACCTGGACCTGGCCAACGTGCGCAAGAACATCCAGGTCGCCAACTACGAGAAGACCATCCAGACGGCCTTCGCGGAAGTGGCGGACGCGCTGGTGGCGCGCGGCACGCTGGAAGACCAGGTCGCGGGCCAGGAGCAGGTGCGCAACGCCGAGGCCGCGCGCTACGAGCTGTCGCGCCTGCGCTTCCGCAGCGGCGTGGCCAGCTACCTGGACGAGCTCGACGCGCAGCGCCAGCTGTTCACCGCCGAGCAGGCGCTGATCCAGGCGCGGCAGCTGCGGCTGAACAATGCGATCGATCTGTACCGGTCGCTGGGCGGCGGGTTGCAGGAGAGCAGCGCGGTGGCGCAGCAGGCGCCGGCTGGGCAAGGAACGGTGACGCAGTAA
- a CDS encoding TetR family transcriptional regulator: MVRRTKEEALETRHRILDAAEAVFHARGVARPSLADIAEAAGVTRGAIYWHFKNKSDVFAAMCDRVHLPVEALIEPERLARQEDPLGGIRDICAYVMRQTVINPRWRRVFEIIFHKCEMVQDNGAIFERQRQSHQEGLVKMREHLRLALERGQLPADLDLDLAVNAFHAAVGGVLAHWLFSPQDFNLDANAERLSDAFIDTLKFSPALRHGYVPRPMAELDQELSTLCRQACAAQNGGLDTPDLVP; the protein is encoded by the coding sequence ATGGTCAGACGCACCAAGGAAGAGGCGCTCGAAACGCGCCACCGGATACTCGACGCGGCCGAAGCCGTGTTCCACGCCCGCGGCGTGGCACGCCCGTCGCTGGCCGACATTGCCGAGGCGGCGGGCGTGACCCGCGGCGCGATCTACTGGCACTTCAAGAACAAGAGCGATGTGTTCGCCGCCATGTGCGACCGCGTCCACCTGCCGGTGGAAGCGCTGATCGAGCCGGAGCGGCTGGCGCGCCAGGAAGACCCGCTCGGCGGCATCCGCGACATCTGCGCCTACGTGATGCGCCAGACCGTGATCAACCCGCGCTGGCGCCGGGTCTTCGAGATCATCTTCCACAAGTGCGAAATGGTGCAGGACAACGGCGCCATCTTCGAGCGCCAGCGCCAGTCGCACCAGGAAGGCCTGGTCAAGATGCGCGAACACCTGCGCCTGGCGCTGGAGCGCGGCCAGCTGCCCGCCGACCTGGACCTGGACCTGGCCGTCAACGCTTTCCATGCCGCGGTGGGCGGGGTGCTGGCGCACTGGCTGTTCTCGCCGCAGGACTTCAACCTCGACGCCAATGCCGAGCGCCTGTCCGACGCCTTCATCGATACCCTGAAGTTTTCCCCGGCGCTGCGCCATGGCTACGTGCCGCGCCCGATGGCCGAGCTGGACCAGGAGCTGTCCACGCTGTGCCGGCAGGCCTGCGCCGCGCAGAACGGCGGCCTCGATACCCCGGACCTGGTGCCCTGA
- a CDS encoding efflux RND transporter periplasmic adaptor subunit, with the protein MRKSQRISRVAACALAALSAVALSACGDKKAEGGAPPPPEVGVVTVTPSPVAVVNELPGRLEGVRTAEVRARVEGIVLSRNYTEGGEVKAGQVMFRIDPAPYQAELASAQAALQRAEANAVSARLKADRYKPLVAVNAVSKQEYDDAVAAAGQANADVASAKAAVRTAQINLGYTTVTAPISGRAGRALVTEGALVGKGEATKLALVEQVDPMWVTFTQPASEVTRLRRAIESGAVKGVNGGANVHLFVEDGREYAHTGKLLFSDMTVDPTTGAITLRAQFPNPNRELLSGTFVRVKIEQGVDENALTVPQRALIRGAQGASVMVVGADGNVAAVPVKAPQAIGDRWIVTEGLKDGEKVIVEGLQKVKVGAPAKAVPFVQAGASAPAATPAAASAAPAPASAPKAEAKQEVKAEGKQG; encoded by the coding sequence ATGAGGAAGTCCCAACGTATCAGTCGCGTTGCAGCCTGTGCACTAGCGGCCCTGTCGGCCGTGGCGCTGTCCGCCTGCGGCGACAAGAAGGCCGAGGGCGGCGCCCCGCCGCCGCCTGAAGTGGGCGTGGTCACCGTGACGCCGTCGCCGGTCGCTGTCGTCAATGAACTGCCGGGCCGCCTGGAAGGCGTACGCACCGCCGAAGTGCGCGCCCGCGTCGAAGGCATCGTGCTGTCGCGCAACTACACCGAAGGCGGCGAAGTCAAGGCCGGCCAGGTCATGTTCCGCATCGACCCCGCGCCCTACCAGGCCGAGCTGGCCTCGGCCCAGGCCGCGCTGCAGCGCGCCGAAGCCAACGCCGTGTCGGCGCGCCTGAAGGCCGACCGCTACAAGCCGCTGGTGGCGGTCAACGCGGTCAGCAAGCAGGAGTACGACGACGCCGTCGCCGCCGCCGGCCAGGCCAATGCCGACGTGGCGTCGGCCAAGGCCGCGGTGCGCACCGCCCAGATCAACCTGGGCTACACCACCGTGACCGCGCCGATCAGCGGCCGCGCCGGCCGCGCGCTGGTGACCGAGGGCGCGCTGGTGGGCAAGGGCGAGGCGACCAAGCTGGCGCTGGTCGAGCAGGTCGACCCGATGTGGGTCACCTTTACCCAGCCGGCCTCCGAAGTCACGCGCCTGCGCCGCGCGATCGAGTCCGGTGCGGTCAAGGGCGTCAACGGCGGTGCCAACGTGCACCTGTTCGTCGAGGACGGCCGCGAGTATGCGCACACCGGCAAGCTGCTGTTCTCGGACATGACGGTCGACCCGACCACCGGCGCGATCACGCTGCGCGCGCAGTTCCCCAACCCGAACCGCGAGCTGCTGTCGGGCACCTTCGTGCGCGTGAAGATCGAGCAGGGCGTGGACGAGAACGCGCTGACCGTGCCGCAGCGCGCGCTGATCCGCGGCGCCCAGGGCGCCAGCGTGATGGTGGTGGGCGCCGACGGCAACGTCGCCGCGGTGCCGGTCAAGGCGCCGCAGGCGATCGGTGACCGCTGGATCGTCACCGAAGGCCTCAAGGACGGCGAGAAGGTGATCGTCGAGGGCCTGCAGAAGGTCAAGGTGGGCGCGCCCGCCAAGGCCGTGCCGTTCGTGCAGGCCGGCGCCTCGGCACCGGCCGCGACCCCGGCCGCGGCTTCCGCCGCTCCCGCTCCCGCTTCGGCGCCCAAGGCCGAGGCGAAGCAGGAGGTGAAGGCCGAGGGCAAGCAAGGCTGA
- a CDS encoding ABC transporter substrate-binding protein translates to MSPRPSQPSQPSQPCLTDSAAPVSGQRRRLLGTALLGGAALPAAWPLHAQSRPPAAPRGYPSGYDAIIAGALREGMVAVYASTDLEVARPLIAAFEARYPGIRVHYQDLNTVELNQRFLAETAALSGQPPEPRAIFADVLWSTAMDLQIKLVNDGHAQRYASPERAGLPGWAVWRDEAWGTTFEPAVIVYNRHHLAGMRPPRSRSGLARLLQEHAPRWHGKVVTYDVERSGVGYLLAQQDARMGSEFWYLAQALGRAGVQLSASTAEMIERIASGELVMGYNLLGSYALSLMQRGAAIDVIAPSDYTLVMSRVAFIARRAPRPNAARLWLDYLLSREGQALLAKSTSQLYTIRTDTDSVHTAAALSERLGYALKPISVGPGLLAAQDAMRKRAFLARWREAMRG, encoded by the coding sequence CACAGCCGTGCCTGACCGATAGCGCTGCGCCCGTTTCGGGGCAGCGCCGCCGCCTGCTGGGCACCGCGCTGCTGGGTGGCGCCGCGCTTCCGGCGGCATGGCCGCTGCATGCCCAGTCCAGGCCGCCGGCTGCGCCGCGGGGATACCCGTCGGGGTACGACGCCATCATTGCCGGCGCGCTGCGCGAAGGCATGGTCGCGGTGTACGCGTCGACCGACCTGGAGGTGGCGCGGCCGCTGATTGCCGCGTTCGAGGCGCGCTACCCCGGCATCCGCGTGCACTACCAGGATCTCAACACGGTCGAGCTCAACCAGCGCTTCCTGGCCGAGACCGCGGCGCTGTCCGGCCAGCCGCCGGAGCCGAGGGCGATCTTTGCCGATGTGCTGTGGAGCACCGCGATGGACCTGCAGATCAAGCTGGTCAACGACGGCCATGCGCAGCGCTACGCCTCGCCCGAGCGCGCCGGCCTGCCGGGCTGGGCGGTGTGGCGCGACGAAGCCTGGGGCACCACCTTCGAACCCGCGGTGATCGTCTACAACCGCCATCACCTGGCCGGCATGCGCCCGCCGCGCAGCCGCAGCGGGCTGGCGCGGCTGCTGCAGGAGCACGCGCCGCGCTGGCATGGCAAGGTGGTGACTTACGACGTGGAGCGCTCGGGGGTGGGCTACCTGCTGGCGCAGCAGGACGCGCGCATGGGCAGCGAGTTCTGGTACCTGGCGCAGGCGCTCGGGCGGGCCGGGGTGCAGCTGTCGGCGTCGACCGCCGAGATGATCGAGCGCATCGCCAGCGGCGAGCTGGTGATGGGCTACAACCTGCTGGGCTCCTACGCCCTGTCGCTGATGCAGCGCGGCGCGGCGATCGACGTGATCGCCCCCAGCGACTACACGCTGGTGATGTCGCGCGTGGCTTTTATCGCGCGGCGCGCGCCGCGGCCCAATGCGGCGCGGCTGTGGCTGGACTACCTGCTGTCGCGCGAGGGCCAGGCGCTGCTGGCCAAGTCGACCTCGCAGCTCTATACCATCCGCACCGATACCGACAGCGTGCACACCGCCGCGGCGCTGTCGGAGCGGCTCGGCTACGCGCTCAAGCCGATCAGCGTCGGCCCGGGCCTGCTGGCGGCGCAGGACGCGATGCGCAAGCGCGCGTTCCTGGCGCGCTGGCGCGAGGCGATGCGCGGCTAG